The DNA region TTACAGCTCAAGCTTCtctagaaaatgtaaaatagacTGGATTTCAATTCACATTAAAATAAGGCTTATTGTCagactgagaaataaaatcccCCATCTCTTTCCTCTTGTCAACTTGAAAATCAAGGACAACGTCAAAGGtttcagcagaggaaagcaaaagctggttAAGGAAAAGTGCAGAAGAAAGCCACCAAAACCCTGCCAAAACCTTAACCAAAACAagcccacccacccaccccccacaACCCCAGCCAAAAAAACAGTGGGAAGAAACCCCATAGCACATCATTCTCTCCCttaacctgatttttttcttctcttgttccTAGACATAAAATGAGTTTCCTTTGCAAGTACCTTATTTTCAGCAGAACCAGGGGTTACTCCTCAGTCCTGTAGCTCGTAATTAGAATGGGATGCAAGAGATCTTCATGCTAAAACTGAAGGAGCACTATGGAGAAACGTGACCCAAGCTATTAACTCAGGTTTGTGCAGAGCAGCACAAACCCACTCCTTTTGTCTGGCATTAACATAGGGACCTCTAGCATGAGGTTACTTCATTTGGTGTAGATGTATGCTGACTACAGCAAGTTAAAGCTCCAGTTGTTCCAACACTAAAGCTGGAGCTATGTGGCACTTTTCACCGACAGATGAAGGAGTATGTGCTCCTGTAAAGCCTCTTTCAACCCTACAAGCATGTGGTTAGGAACTTGGTACTGTCATCTCAGAACAGGTGGCTGCAATGTTGAGAACAAAGAAACCAATTACACGATCAATAGGACATTCTGTTAAGCTATCTAGCaacctgctgtgctttttgCACATCAGTACACAAAATACTCTCCACTCCAAGAACTGAGGTTGCATGAGCACTAGGAAGTAAGGGTGAAAGCTCCTGTGAGCAGAGGCTTTTAAATCAGTCTCTGTCATTCTCAAAGACTGACAAATACCAAAATGCAGTCAGAGCGAGCACAAAGTATTTGTAGGTATCAAATGTTCTGCAGCGAAGCTGCACCAGCTTTTGTGTTCAGGCAATCTTCTCCTGGACTTAACAAATGTGGCTGACAAACAGGTAGCAATAGAAGGAAATAGAACAGTGAAGCctaaaaaatgctgcacaaaaccaaacagaaggaCAGAACTGAGTATTAACTTCTACCTAATTCTTTGGTAAATCCCAGGGATGAAGCAAgtatgaaacaaaacataagaGCAACTCTGGGATTTAATACTTGTTCTCACTTTTTCCTGACCATATTTATACCAATATCACTGCTTATAATGCATAGATTACTTCCCACACCTGATCACAGATAGAAATCCTCAGAATGTGAATTTAGGAGAGGTAATTGCGTgcccatatttttatttaataattcaGGCATTTGAGTTGACCTTGCactttttcagaacaaaaaccTGCTGCTCTTAAGAATAAGAAGCGGCATGCACCTTCTTTCTTATACAGGCACAGTTAGTTATAATTCATAATCATAATCACAGAGCTGATCCCAACACCAATACAGCAGCAGGGCGTAAGTTCAGCTTTAATTTAGAGGTTGAACAAGACTGCGCCTTTCCAGTCGTAGGCAGTCAGGGAAAAATATCCATCCTTCATGGAAGCCAGGAAAGCCAGCCTTTCAAGGATGCACCATTCACAAGCATTAGGGTATTAGAAATCAGATCAAACAAAATGTGCAAAGTGACAGAAGCAGAGAGAACTATCACCTTCTCTGTAGTCTAGAGAAGTAGTCAGAAGCTACAGctgattttttacttttaaacccACCAAGCAATTCCCACTACTGCTGATACAACAGAAAATAGCCAATTTTAGTTTAAACATAATGAAATCCTTATCTGTAAGCTAAGAAAGCTTAACCAAAGACAAGTGATAGGTGCACGTTTTATAATGCACAAAACTGTCCTTAACTATTCTATTtcccaaaaaaacaaagccaagttTACAAACATCACATCTTCTATTTTATGATGGTGCTGATGAAGTTTACTTGGTACTTCACTGATGTGACAAAGTGTATGCAAGGTCAGTAATTCCAGACTAACTTTGCCTTCCAAACCAGCagtctgctttaaaaaaatcaagaaacatAAGTAAATGCTCAAGAACAGCTGTTTCTCTTGACTACTTAAGTATTTGTGTCTCAGCATTCCATAAGTCTGCTATGGTCCCTTATGAAAAAGCTTAATAATATGTTTTGATAAATTTTGACTTTTCACTATCAGGATAGTCATCTTCTACACAGAATATAACCAGAGTATACAGAAGCGGCTCTTCTTTCAGCATGAGGAGAGAGCAAAGACCCACTGTTCTAAATGAAGATCTCTGAATTGCTAGCGAACAAAATTTAAGAACAGTGTCCACAGAATgacatagtaaaaaaaaaaaaaaaaggcaaagaactgtatttttcttttatttggagTATCTAAGCCTAGGATTTCTCAGAACACTGCTTGAGATTCCTCGAAGAAACTGGAGAACTCGGAAGTGAGTCTCAAATGACTGTTCCCTGGCTAGTTCATACAGCTACTTAGCTGCTGCCAGCATTTAAAGATAGTTAATTATTTATACTAATGAGGACATAATTTCAATCCTTAATTGCAGCTGTTTCATGCTCCTTGTCCCTAAAAACAGTGAGCTGCTGTGCCTcctctgagaaaaacaaaagaggagaaaagtttAAGAGAAGATGACTGAAAGTGGTTACGGtataaaaacataaacatgGGACcaccttgtttttattttagaatttttgATAAGTGAAAATTGAGAAGTCACTTCAATCCAGAAAGCAAGCCAGCATCTCTTGCAGATCATGAATTTCAGTCATTTCTGCTAGACAGCATTCGTTTCATTCCATGATTAACTAATGCCAAACTAGATCCAGGTTTCCAATTCAACACCAATCATGATTacaattttcaaattttgttgTAAAACACCTGAGACACCTCAAAGgtgagcaaacaaacaaaatttttccAGTGCAGCAGTCCAGAACAAATCCACATGCTGTGCCCCttgcatttataaaaaaaaaaccccacaccataaaaaacccaaaaatcaCACAGATGCAATCTAAtcaaattatgatttttttttttttctccttccagtaCAGTTCACAGTAGTTCTGGTTTCTACCACCTGACGGGGCTTTGCCCTCGTGACTTTTCTGTCTTCACATAAGTGTCATACAGTTCTCTCAAATGCAACAACAGTTCCTCTAGGTTGTCTCCTGTCAATGCAGACAACGCAATGACCCGGTCACCGATCTGTTCTTTAAGGAGAGGCAGATTGATCCTGGACTGAGCAAGGTCAATCTTATTCCCGATGACAACACAAGGCCTCTCAGACAATCCTTTTTTATATTGTTCCAGTTCATATTTTAAGTCTTGCAGCTGAATCCATGGCTGAGACACAGAGAGATCCACCACGTATAAGAGAAAGCGGCAGCGTTCAATATGCCTTAGGAAGGCCATCCCAAGGCCCCTGTTCTGATGAGCACCTTTTATAAGGCCAGGAATGTCAGCAACTACGAGAGAAATTTCACAGTGAATCCATCACatccaacaacaacaacaacaacaaaaaaacaccaccaaaaaaaaccagtctTTTACTGGCCAGTGCAAGTACTTTTAGAATTACAGCTCAATGCATCAATATTAAAGCACACCTCACGTTAAGTTTGGCTGctattatcttttaaaatgcctaAATTTAGATCACTCCAGTGAAGACAGAATACAGATTGCTAGTTATATATTAAGGCTAGTTAGATATTAAGGGCAAATATAAGTGAACATGAAATGGGCTTTCAGTATTATTTGAAGTTCTTTAGAACCAGCAAGAATTCTACAGCACTGCTAAActttcttctgcagcatttcaaaGAATAACCCAGGTGACATAAATTGCTATCAAGGTATACACAACATGCTACAATTCTTACCTGCTACTTGTTCATAGTCTTGATAGTGGACAACGCCGACGTGGGGATTTAGGGTTGTGAATGGGTAGGCAGCCACTGCTGGCTTTGCACTGGAGATTGCTCTCAAAAGCGATGATTTGCCAGCATTGGGAAAGCCCACCTGGAACACAAACACTCATTAAAGCCACAGTTCTAGGTTaatcctgattaaaaaaaactgtAAGCTTTTGTAGATGTGGCAAAGTTCTTCCGGCATGAATATAACAACATCAGTTTTGTGTACTTAGTTCTGAAAAGCATCCTGATTTCCCTTTTTTGGTTCTCCTAAACcctgttttatttatatgtttatttCTCATAAACATTAAATAGATCAAACATAGAAGGGTCCCCGTAACTTTTTTTGTGCCATCTTACGTATTTACTTTGTTCAGAGCCGAAAGGGTATATACCATAAGATCTCTTTTACCCTGAAATAATGTTATGACACTTTGCCCTGCACTTCCcattttatctgtgttttctaactctgatttattattttccaaaagaattAAGAATTGGCTTTGTCCCTGACTCAGTAACATAGTTTGGCCTATAAGTAACCAGAATGTCTACAAGTTTGGGATTTTCATGGTTTCGACATCAAAGCATTAAACTGAAACTTGGCCTTCTGAGGAGAAGGCAAGAATTTAAACAAACCTATCCCAGAAATGAAGTTACTCTGGGATATCCTATAGTTGACATACGATAGCTACACAGATGGTCAATAATCCTCAGATGAAAGTAGATCAAATCCTAAATTCTCCTATTTGCTGATGTCAGACACTCTGAATTCTTGAGGAAGTGAAGTACAGAACAGATTCATCTCAGATTTCCAAATTAGTGCCAGAAATCTGAGAAGTGGACCAGAGTGTCCAGCTGGTCAGAGAATTAAGTGTATTGATCCACCAATGCCAACTCCTTTCTTAGTCTCTAAATAAATTCACAAAATTCTGCTAGACCACAGTTATTCTGCAGCTGTTGAACTACAGCAAGAACTCTTTTCAGCAAAGCATAACTTTAACTGCTTTACCAGCTGGTGTTAAAacatttccatatttaaaaatgaaaacagcttaAGCCCTAAATTGACTTAGCATTCATGTCTAAatagtattttcatttcagaggatGCTAAACCTGAAACTAACCAAGTCAAATGTTTAATAtctgtaaaaagagaaatataggGACAAAACAGAAGATGATTTGAACtttatcagttttcttttttttttttttaaaaaacctaaggaaacagaaattaatttaatagaaCTCTCCATACTGTTCATCTGCAGAACTGGCAGGCAAAGCCTGCTGTACATCATCAGCGAGTCTGTTAATGACTGATGAACCTTACACATTGCTTTTCTATATAGAGTGTTGATTTTGGCAAAAGTAGGATGACATCAAATAGTAAGAGAGTGACAGCTCTGCAAATCACTTTGGACACCCTTCTACCAAGTAAGAGCAAGAAAGCATCGAGTTGCATCTCTAAACAAGCAAGCCAAAAGgctaacaaaaatgttttcaaacattATTTCTTCAGTCAGTCAAGTGCCTACAATGATAAGGAAGTTGAAGAAGCACAGTGACACTCACCAAGCCTGCATGAGCTGTTGTCTTGAGTTCCAGATGGAGAACCCTTTCCTGACCTGGCTCTCCCGGAGTAAATAATGTTGGAGCTCGGTTttcattggaaagaaaaaaccgATTACCTttccctccagctcctccataAGCTGCAACATACTCTTCACCGTGTCGAGTGAGGTCAGCCACAACTTTCCCATCCTCCTTAACCAATGTACCTACAGGGACCTTAAAGTGAAGAGAGATGCAAGCATTACACTGAAGCTCAAACTCCACAGCAGAGCTGTCTTCAgcagatccttcaccagctgaTTTCAGATTTGTTGAAAATCATTCCTCCATATTCTCAAGCTGGGGAATCAAAAAAGAGAAGTTTACTCTATGAGGCTCGCTTTCTGGACCCAAACAGCACTGTCAGGCATTTACacttcattaaaatgttaaCAGTACCATaactctctttctctccttttatgCAAAGAACCCTATGCACACTAGTGAGCTAAGAAACATATTGCAGGTGTGC from Pelecanus crispus isolate bPelCri1 chromosome 14, bPelCri1.pri, whole genome shotgun sequence includes:
- the MTG2 gene encoding mitochondrial ribosome-associated GTPase 2, which encodes MLPRCWAALRGRPPWRPPLLSPVPLPAGDRQPTFSTTCVRCSKNRRLRQKRVISERKLTRYFVDHRKVRVVGGQGGGGGHSFYSEPRKIFGGPDGGNGGDGGHVILKADQQMKSLSSVLPFYQGFHGEKGGSKNCYGANGAYVYVKVPVGTLVKEDGKVVADLTRHGEEYVAAYGGAGGKGNRFFLSNENRAPTLFTPGEPGQERVLHLELKTTAHAGLVGFPNAGKSSLLRAISSAKPAVAAYPFTTLNPHVGVVHYQDYEQVAVADIPGLIKGAHQNRGLGMAFLRHIERCRFLLYVVDLSVSQPWIQLQDLKYELEQYKKGLSERPCVVIGNKIDLAQSRINLPLLKEQIGDRVIALSALTGDNLEELLLHLRELYDTYVKTEKSRGQSPVRW